GGCCAATATCACTCAGCCAAACCGCACTGATAAAGAAAACGAAAATTACTCATTCCGCTGCGCCGACGCCGGCTTTACCGGATGTTCCTGGGAAGCGAAAGGCTCCAGTCCGGATGAAGTACTGCGCAAAGCGGAGCAGCATGGCCGCGAGCAGCACAACCTGACGTCAATTGATGACGAAACTCGCGACAAAGTACGCAGCAAGATCCGTCACGCCGCCTGATAACCCATCGGCGTGAAATGCCACTCGAAGTCTCATGTCCTCGCAACCCTTCTCGTCTCGGCGGGCCTCGTCAGCCCGCCTTTTTTTGCATGACCATCCGGGACGAGTTCGAGCCGCAAGCGCAAAAATGAGAACGTAAACGCGACCAGACCGAGCTTTTGTCTTTAGGCGAGGGAAGACCGCAGCGGTTCAAAACTTTCGGCATATAAGACAAGTGTCAGGGCACGACTTTAGTCGTGCCGTCAAGCTTTCAGATTGATTGGGCTTTAGCCACTGAAAACACAACCGTCTCGGGCTTGACCCGGCATATGCGCCCTCAAGCGGTGTGAGCGCAGCGACATCCTTAATCTTTTTAAGACGAAGGGGCGAGGCCGGATTGCGCGCCGAGCCGCCTGAGACAGAAGCCTATAGAAGCCTATAGAGGACAATCCAAGCGATACTCATGGCGGTGTGAAGCGCAGCGAGACAATGATCGGCTACAATCAAATGTTTTGCCGGGAACTTCCCCTAGCAGAGCTGAATCTCGACCCATGCTGCGCTACTTTACTG
This region of Terriglobia bacterium genomic DNA includes:
- a CDS encoding DUF1059 domain-containing protein is translated as MANITQPNRTDKENENYSFRCADAGFTGCSWEAKGSSPDEVLRKAEQHGREQHNLTSIDDETRDKVRSKIRHAA